A window of Diceros bicornis minor isolate mBicDic1 unplaced genomic scaffold, mDicBic1.mat.cur scaffold_95_ctg1, whole genome shotgun sequence genomic DNA:
gggggcaactggggggaggccgctgagggtcctaggctgttctctgtgggagtctgtggtgggcaggaggctggggtgaagggatttgggggagggtccatgggggcatctgagaggtgggactcatctcaccactcccaccctgatttcacagggtgtcgtccccttcctgggcacgttcctcaatcacctgaagctgctggacattgggatggaggatgatctggaagtgagtgagcctggaggtggggccagggagcaggatcctgaggtttgggtggcgagagccctgcactgggacctgagctctcagtatctggcaaa
This region includes:
- the LOC131403890 gene encoding ral guanine nucleotide dissociation stimulator-like; translated protein: MARVQDQGPGRHGEGNMASLSLSLTLQEVSSVRATHEMDPQGAQERQQQQGVVPFLGTFLNHLKLLDIGMEDDLEVSEPGGGAREQDPEVWVARALHWDLSSQYLANLLS